In Gossypium arboreum isolate Shixiya-1 chromosome 6, ASM2569848v2, whole genome shotgun sequence, the following are encoded in one genomic region:
- the LOC108485639 gene encoding molybdate transporter 1-like, protein MESQCPNPRTLPETPPSSNPISRLSANIVQRVTRNLGFHSKWAELNGAMGDLGTYIPIVLALTLAKDLNLGTTLIFTGIYNVITGAVYGVPMPVQPMKSIAAVAISDSSDFNIPEIMAAGICTGAILLVLGVTGLMQMVYKFIPLSVVRGIQLSQGLSFAMSAVKYIRKVQDFSKSKSMGNRQWLGLDGMILAIVCAGFITFINGAGQERNQSEEAIVDEERNVRRKRTRKIMATIPSAFIIFLLGVVLAFIRRPKVVNDIKFGPSVMEIVKITGHSWKEGFIKGTIPQLPLSVLNSVIAVCKLSSDLFPGREFSATSVSVTVGLMNLVGCWFGAMPCCHGAGGLAGQYKFGGRSGGCVALLGAAKMMLGLVLGTSLVTILHQFPVGILGVLLLFAGIELAMTCRDMNSKQESFVMLICTAVSLVGSSAALGFVCGMLVHVLLKLRTPCMP, encoded by the coding sequence ATGGAGTCTCAATGTCCAAACCCCCGAACCCTACCTGAAACACCTCCTAGCAGCAACCCCATCTCTCGTTTATCAGCCAACATAGTCCAAAGGGTGACTAGAAACTTAGGTTTTCATTCCAAATGGGCGGAATTGAATGGTGCCATGGGAGACTTAGGCACATATATTCCTATTGTATTAGCCTTGACACTTGCCAAGGACCTTAACTTAGGCACAACATTGATATTCACTGGTATTTACAACGTTATCACTGGTGCCGTATATGGTGTCCCAATGCCTGTCCAACCCATGAAATCTATTGCGGCCGTTGCTATATCGGACAGTTCTGATTTTAACATCCCGGAAATTATGGCAGCTGGGATTTGTACAGGTGCAATTTTGCTGGTTTTAGGTGTTACAGGGTTGATGCAGATGGTGTACAAGTTTATACCTTTGTCTGTTGTTAGGGGAATTCAATTGTCCCAAGGCTTATCATTTGCTATGAGTGCTGTCAAGTACATTAGAAAGGTTCAGGATTTCTCAAAGTCAAAATCCATGGGAAATAGGCAGTGGTTGGGATTGGATGGAATGATTTTGGCTATTGTTTGTGCTGGtttcataacttttatcaatGGAGCAGGTCAAGAAAGAAATCAAAGTGAGGAGGCTATTGTTGATGAAGAAAGGAATGTTAGAAGAAAGAGAACGAGGAAAATCATGGCTACCATCCCTTCAGCTTTCATCATTTTCTTGTTAGGTGTAGTGTTGGCTTTCATAAGAAGGCCAAAAGTGGTGAATGACATTAAGTTTGGACCTTCAGTCATGGAGATTGTGAAAATAACTGGTCATTCATGGAAGGAAGGATTTATCAAGGGGACAATTCCTCAATTACCTTTATCAGTACTGAACTCGGTGATTGCTGTCTGTAAGTTGTCATCAGATCTTTTTCCAGGAAGGGAATTCTCCGCCACCTCGGTTTCTGTAACCGTGGGGCTAATGAACTTGGTGGGGTGTTGGTTTGGTGCCATGCCTTGTTGCCATGGTGCAGGTGGGTTAGCTGGACAGTACAAGTTTGGGGGCAGGAGTGGTGGGTGTGTTGCCTTACTTGGTGCAGCCAAAATGATGTTGGGTTTGGTATTGGGAACTTCTTTAGTGACAATTTTGCACCAGTTTCCTGTTGGTATCTTGGGTGTTTTACTCTTGTTTGCAGGGATTGAACTAGCAATGACTTGCAGGGACATGAATTCAAAGCAAGAGTCATTTGTGATGTTAATATGCACTGCTGTTTCACTTGTAGGGTCAAGTGCAGCACTTGGTTTTGTTTGTGGAATGCTAGTCCATGTGCTTCTTAAGCTAAGGACACCCTGTATGCCTTGA